The proteins below come from a single Bacteroidota bacterium genomic window:
- a CDS encoding HAMP domain-containing protein, whose translation MAARRLLSTLVAVRKGDFASRFNVDETLAVSDPLTYRIAQELNEIIEMNQSLVRELERTSAAVGKEGKITQRAALPNAAGAWAVAVEGVNTLISDLAQPLTEVARVIGSVAKGDLSQTMTLEIEGRPLKGEFLRTGKVVNTMVEQLASFASEVTRVAREVGTEGKLGGQAVVKGVSGTWKDLTDNVNFMASNLTGQVRNIAEVTTAVANGDLSKKITVDVKGEILELKNTINTMVDQLSSFASEVTRVAREVGTEGKLGGQAQVKGVSGTWKDLTDNVNFMASNLTAQVRNIAEVTTAVATGDLSKKITVDVKGEILELKNTINTMVDQLNSFASEVTRVAREVGTEGKLGGQAIVKGVSGTWKDLTDNVNFMASNLTGQVRNIAEVTTAVANGDLSKKITVDVKGEILELKNTINTMVDQLSSFAAEVTRVAREVGTEGKLGGQADVKGVAGVWKDLTDNVNFMASNLTGQVRNIAEVTTAVANGDLSKKITVDVKGEILELKNTINTMVDQLSSFAAEVTRVAREVGTEGKLGGQAEVKGVAGTWKDLTDNVNFMAANLTSQVRNIAEVTTAVANGDLSKKITVDVRGEILELKNTVNTMVDQLNSFAAEVTRVAREVGTEGKLGGQAEVKGVAGTWKDLTDNVNFMASNLTGQVRNIADVTTAVANGDLSKKITVDVKGEILELKNTINTMVDRLGSFASEVTRVAREVGTDGKLGGQAEVRGVAGVWKDLTDNVNSMAGNLTAQVRNIAEVTTAVATGDLSKKITVDVKGEILELKNTINTMVDQLSSFAAEVTRVAREVGTEGKLGGQAQVKGVSGTWKDLTDNVNFMASNLTAQVRNIANVTTAVANGDLSKKITVDVKGEILELKNTINTMVDQLNSFASEVTRVAREVGTEGKLGGQADVKGVSGTWKDLTDNVNFMASNLTGQVRNIANVTTAVANGDLSKKITVDVKGEILELKNTINTMVDQLNSFASEVTRVAREVGTEGKLGGQAEVRGVAGVWKDLTDNVNFMAANLTTQVRGIARVVTAVANGNLKRKLAVEAMGEIAELADTINAMIDTLATFADQVTTVAREVGIEGKLGGQANVPGAAGTWRDLTDNVNRLAANLTTQVRAMAEVATAVTKGDLSRMITVEAAGEVAYLKDNVNEMIRNLKDTTRKNTEQDWLKTNLARFTRLLQGQKDLWTVSRVILSELAPLVNMQHGVFYISESTGDQPVMKLLASYAYKERKNLSNQFKLGEGLVGQCALEKERIVINGIPSEYIKINSGLGESAPLNIVVLPVLFEGQVKAVIELASFHAFNEIHLAFLDQLTESIGIVLNTIEANMRTEALLAQSQSLTQELQSQQQELTETNRRLEQQAKSLQASEELLKKQQEELQQTNDELQDKARLLGEQKTEVERKNREIELARRALEEKAEQLVLTSKYKSEFLANMSHELRTPLNSMLILSKMLSENPEHNLTDKQIEFAETIHSSGADLLALINEILDLSKIESGTVAVDVGQVQLSEVEEDMHRTFESVAQEKGLTFDLMRASDVPEEMMTDEKRLKQVLKNLLSNAFKFTHTGGVKLEIRRAPDDMFFGNELLNKASAVVGLSVIDTGIGIPAEKHRVIFESFQQADGTTSREYGGTGLGLSISREIARLLGGEIQLSSEPGKGSKFTLYLPENYVPTTMGTHENENGNSSEFSAGSIERISMPTERNGFRAKNSIAAWEELATSSGSNEMTATSADPEEIEDDRDQIEPGDSLLLVIEDDPKFAAILLDMAHDKQFKVIHASRGETGLAYAKRYKPDAITLDILLPGIHGLAVLDRLKHDPATRHIPVHIVSVVDRLPRRKRMGAITHLQKPVSPDDVNESLERMRQFISRPVKRLLVAESDENDRKSIADMIDGGQDVELVSIGTGREALERVKSEQFDCMVVDMTLPDMSGFEVIENIRKDSRLADLPIVVYTGRELTKKESSQLNKLAESIIVKDMNSVDKLLDETALFLHRAHANLPEEKRRRIDNLHTNDVLLAGKRVLIVDDDIRNIFAITSFLERHNMKVSYAESGQEALDKLNQSPEFDVILMDIMMPGMDGYEAMRQIRRNKRLKSMPVIAVTAKAMRGDREKCIEAGASDYITKPVDVDQLLSLLRVWLFK comes from the coding sequence ATGGCGGCCCGCCGATTACTTTCTACATTGGTTGCAGTCCGGAAGGGTGATTTCGCTTCGCGGTTCAATGTGGATGAGACGCTGGCCGTATCGGATCCGCTGACGTACCGGATCGCACAGGAGCTCAATGAGATCATCGAAATGAACCAGAGTCTGGTTCGCGAACTCGAGCGAACGAGTGCGGCTGTGGGCAAAGAAGGTAAGATTACCCAGCGGGCGGCGCTTCCGAATGCGGCTGGCGCATGGGCGGTCGCCGTCGAGGGCGTGAATACTCTTATTAGCGATCTGGCACAGCCACTGACGGAGGTTGCTCGCGTCATCGGTAGTGTGGCCAAGGGAGATCTATCGCAAACAATGACGCTGGAAATTGAAGGTCGGCCGCTCAAGGGTGAGTTTCTTCGGACGGGCAAGGTGGTCAATACGATGGTCGAGCAGCTTGCCTCGTTCGCATCGGAGGTGACCCGTGTGGCCCGCGAAGTAGGTACAGAAGGGAAACTTGGTGGACAAGCCGTTGTCAAGGGCGTTTCGGGAACGTGGAAAGACCTCACGGACAATGTGAACTTCATGGCCTCGAACCTGACAGGTCAAGTGCGTAACATTGCTGAGGTGACGACAGCAGTGGCGAATGGAGACCTCTCGAAGAAGATTACGGTGGATGTAAAAGGCGAAATTCTGGAGCTGAAGAATACGATCAATACGATGGTCGACCAGCTTTCGAGCTTTGCATCGGAAGTAACTCGTGTAGCCCGCGAAGTAGGTACGGAAGGGAAACTTGGTGGTCAGGCGCAGGTTAAGGGTGTCTCGGGCACATGGAAGGATTTGACAGACAATGTGAATTTCATGGCCTCGAACCTGACGGCGCAAGTCCGTAATATTGCGGAGGTTACGACGGCCGTTGCGACCGGTGATTTGTCCAAGAAGATCACGGTGGATGTGAAAGGTGAGATCCTGGAGCTGAAGAATACGATCAACACGATGGTTGATCAGCTTAACTCGTTTGCTTCGGAAGTAACTCGTGTGGCCCGTGAAGTAGGTACCGAAGGAAAGCTCGGCGGACAGGCCATTGTGAAGGGCGTTTCGGGTACATGGAAAGACCTTACCGATAATGTGAATTTCATGGCCTCGAACCTTACAGGCCAGGTGCGTAACATCGCGGAAGTTACAACGGCGGTAGCCAATGGTGATCTTTCTAAAAAAATCACAGTCGATGTAAAAGGGGAAATCCTGGAGCTGAAGAATACGATCAATACGATGGTCGATCAGCTTTCGAGTTTCGCTGCTGAGGTAACTCGTGTCGCCCGTGAAGTCGGTACGGAAGGAAAACTGGGCGGACAAGCCGATGTAAAAGGGGTTGCGGGCGTCTGGAAGGACCTTACGGATAATGTAAATTTCATGGCCTCGAATCTTACGGGGCAGGTGCGTAATATTGCCGAAGTTACGACGGCGGTCGCTAATGGCGATCTGTCGAAGAAGATTACGGTAGATGTTAAAGGTGAGATTTTGGAGTTGAAAAATACGATCAACACAATGGTCGATCAGCTTTCATCGTTTGCTGCCGAAGTGACTCGTGTTGCCCGAGAAGTGGGCACGGAAGGAAAGCTTGGCGGTCAAGCGGAAGTGAAAGGCGTCGCTGGTACGTGGAAGGACCTCACCGACAATGTGAACTTCATGGCTGCGAACCTGACATCTCAGGTGCGTAATATTGCGGAGGTTACCACAGCGGTCGCCAATGGTGATTTGTCGAAGAAAATCACGGTAGATGTTCGAGGCGAAATCTTAGAGCTGAAGAACACGGTCAATACGATGGTGGACCAGCTTAACTCGTTCGCGGCAGAGGTTACGCGTGTGGCTCGTGAAGTCGGTACGGAAGGCAAGCTTGGCGGTCAGGCCGAAGTGAAAGGCGTCGCCGGTACATGGAAAGACCTTACGGACAATGTGAATTTCATGGCCTCGAACCTCACCGGTCAGGTGCGTAATATCGCCGATGTCACGACGGCTGTGGCGAATGGTGATCTTTCGAAGAAAATCACTGTCGATGTAAAAGGTGAAATTCTCGAGTTGAAGAATACGATCAACACGATGGTCGATCGGCTCGGATCGTTTGCCTCCGAAGTAACCCGTGTGGCCCGCGAGGTAGGAACCGATGGCAAATTGGGCGGTCAGGCCGAAGTCCGTGGTGTGGCGGGTGTGTGGAAGGATTTGACAGACAATGTAAACTCGATGGCCGGTAACCTGACGGCTCAGGTGCGAAACATTGCAGAAGTTACCACGGCTGTGGCGACAGGAGATTTGTCCAAGAAGATCACGGTGGACGTGAAAGGCGAAATTTTGGAGCTGAAGAACACGATCAACACGATGGTCGATCAGCTCTCGTCATTCGCGGCTGAGGTAACGCGCGTCGCCCGAGAAGTCGGTACAGAAGGAAAGCTCGGCGGCCAGGCGCAAGTAAAAGGTGTCTCGGGTACCTGGAAGGACTTGACGGACAATGTGAATTTCATGGCCTCGAACCTTACGGCACAGGTGCGAAATATCGCAAATGTGACAACGGCTGTGGCGAATGGAGATTTGTCGAAGAAAATCACGGTCGACGTAAAGGGCGAGATCCTCGAGTTGAAGAATACGATCAATACGATGGTCGATCAACTTAACTCATTCGCATCGGAGGTAACCCGTGTGGCGCGCGAAGTAGGTACCGAAGGAAAACTTGGCGGCCAGGCGGATGTAAAAGGTGTTTCTGGAACGTGGAAGGATTTGACCGATAATGTAAATTTCATGGCCTCGAACCTCACGGGCCAAGTGCGAAATATCGCAAACGTTACGACTGCCGTGGCCAATGGTGATTTGTCCAAGAAGATCACGGTAGATGTAAAGGGCGAGATCCTGGAGCTAAAGAACACAATCAATACGATGGTGGACCAGCTCAATTCGTTCGCATCGGAAGTAACCCGTGTGGCCCGCGAAGTAGGCACCGAAGGTAAGTTGGGTGGTCAGGCAGAAGTGCGAGGTGTTGCCGGAGTCTGGAAGGACCTGACCGACAATGTAAACTTCATGGCGGCAAATCTCACGACGCAAGTGCGCGGAATTGCGCGAGTCGTTACCGCGGTCGCCAATGGAAATCTGAAGCGCAAACTTGCTGTGGAGGCCATGGGTGAAATCGCCGAACTTGCCGATACGATTAACGCCATGATCGATACACTCGCGACGTTTGCCGATCAGGTTACGACAGTTGCGCGCGAGGTCGGTATCGAAGGAAAACTCGGTGGACAGGCGAATGTGCCGGGGGCCGCCGGAACGTGGAGAGATTTGACTGATAATGTAAACCGTCTCGCGGCTAACCTGACAACGCAGGTGCGCGCCATGGCCGAAGTTGCTACGGCTGTGACCAAGGGCGATCTCTCCCGAATGATCACGGTCGAAGCGGCGGGTGAAGTTGCGTATCTCAAGGACAATGTAAACGAGATGATCCGCAACCTCAAGGATACTACTCGAAAGAATACCGAACAGGATTGGCTCAAAACGAATCTTGCAAGATTCACTCGACTATTGCAGGGGCAAAAGGACTTATGGACGGTTTCGCGCGTGATCCTGAGCGAACTGGCACCACTCGTCAATATGCAGCACGGTGTGTTTTATATTTCAGAGTCGACAGGTGATCAGCCGGTCATGAAGCTGCTTGCGAGCTATGCCTATAAAGAGCGAAAGAATTTATCGAATCAGTTCAAACTTGGAGAAGGGTTGGTGGGGCAGTGCGCGTTGGAGAAAGAACGCATTGTCATCAACGGAATCCCAAGCGAATATATCAAAATCAATTCTGGCCTTGGTGAGTCGGCTCCGCTGAATATTGTGGTGTTGCCGGTACTCTTTGAAGGCCAGGTGAAGGCCGTTATTGAACTGGCAAGCTTCCATGCGTTCAACGAGATCCATCTTGCATTCCTCGATCAATTGACGGAGTCGATCGGAATCGTTTTGAATACAATCGAAGCGAACATGCGGACGGAAGCACTGCTGGCGCAATCGCAATCGCTGACGCAGGAACTGCAATCCCAGCAGCAAGAGCTGACAGAGACAAATCGCCGTCTCGAACAGCAGGCAAAGTCACTTCAAGCTTCAGAAGAGCTGCTCAAAAAGCAGCAAGAAGAACTCCAGCAGACGAACGACGAACTTCAGGACAAGGCGCGTTTGCTGGGCGAACAAAAGACCGAAGTGGAGCGCAAGAATCGCGAAATCGAACTGGCGCGTCGAGCACTCGAAGAAAAGGCCGAACAGTTGGTGCTGACTTCGAAATACAAGAGCGAATTCCTGGCGAATATGTCGCATGAATTGCGGACTCCGCTGAATTCGATGCTGATCCTCTCGAAGATGCTCTCAGAGAATCCGGAGCACAATCTAACGGACAAGCAGATCGAATTCGCTGAAACAATTCATTCTTCCGGAGCCGATTTGCTTGCACTTATTAATGAGATCCTCGACCTGTCAAAGATCGAGTCTGGCACGGTGGCGGTGGATGTCGGGCAGGTCCAACTGAGCGAAGTTGAAGAGGACATGCACCGGACGTTCGAAAGTGTGGCCCAGGAGAAAGGACTCACGTTCGATCTCATGCGGGCCTCGGATGTGCCGGAAGAAATGATGACAGATGAGAAACGCCTGAAGCAGGTCCTGAAGAACCTGCTTTCGAACGCGTTCAAGTTCACTCATACCGGCGGTGTGAAGCTTGAGATCCGGCGCGCCCCAGATGACATGTTCTTCGGCAACGAACTGCTGAACAAAGCTTCAGCCGTGGTCGGGCTTTCTGTCATCGATACTGGCATTGGAATTCCGGCCGAGAAGCACCGTGTCATTTTTGAATCATTCCAACAGGCAGATGGTACGACGAGCCGCGAATATGGCGGCACGGGTCTCGGGCTCTCGATCAGCCGGGAGATCGCTCGGTTACTCGGCGGCGAGATTCAGCTTTCGAGTGAGCCAGGAAAGGGGAGCAAGTTTACCCTTTATCTACCGGAGAACTACGTGCCGACCACGATGGGGACGCACGAGAATGAAAACGGGAATTCAAGCGAATTTTCGGCTGGGAGCATAGAGAGAATTTCCATGCCGACCGAGCGCAATGGATTTCGAGCGAAGAACTCAATTGCCGCCTGGGAAGAACTTGCTACCAGTTCTGGCTCTAATGAAATGACTGCAACGAGTGCGGATCCCGAAGAGATCGAAGATGATCGAGATCAAATTGAACCGGGTGACAGCTTGCTGCTGGTGATCGAAGATGATCCAAAATTCGCGGCGATCTTACTCGACATGGCTCACGATAAGCAGTTTAAGGTCATTCACGCCAGCCGGGGTGAGACGGGGTTGGCCTATGCCAAACGCTACAAGCCGGATGCGATCACGCTCGACATTCTGCTGCCGGGCATTCATGGGCTTGCCGTGCTCGATCGTCTCAAGCACGACCCGGCAACACGACATATTCCGGTACACATTGTTTCGGTCGTCGACAGACTTCCACGACGCAAGCGAATGGGGGCTATTACCCATTTGCAGAAGCCGGTTTCTCCGGATGATGTAAATGAATCGCTGGAACGGATGCGCCAGTTCATCTCGCGGCCGGTCAAGCGATTGCTAGTCGCCGAGAGCGACGAGAACGACCGGAAATCCATTGCAGACATGATCGATGGAGGGCAGGACGTTGAACTGGTTTCGATCGGCACCGGACGTGAAGCACTCGAACGAGTGAAATCAGAACAGTTCGATTGCATGGTCGTAGATATGACTTTGCCGGATATGTCAGGCTTCGAAGTGATTGAAAACATCCGAAAGGACTCCCGGCTTGCCGATTTACCGATCGTGGTATATACCGGTCGAGAGTTGACGAAAAAGGAGAGTTCGCAACTGAATAAGCTTGCGGAATCCATCATCGTCAAGGACATGAACTCTGTCGACAAATTGCTTGATGAGACGGCGCTCTTTCTGCATCGAGCGCATGCGAACCTTCCGGAGGAAAAACGGCGACGAATCGATAATCTTCATACCAACGATGTGTTATTGGCTGGCAAACGGGTACTGATCGTCGACGACGATATTCGCAATATCTTTGCGATCACCAGCTTTCTCGAACGACACAATATGAAAGTCAGCTATGCGGAAAGCGGTCAGGAAGCACTCGACAAGCTGAATCAGAGTCCGGAGTTCGATGTCATCCTAATGGATATCATGATGCCGGGAATGGATGGTTACGAGGCAATGCGGCAAATCCGCCGGAATAAACGGTTGAAATCGATGCCAGTTATTGCGGTAACAGCTAAGGCCATGCGCGGGGATCGCGAGAAATGCATCGAAGCCGGAGCCTCGGATTATATTACAAAGCCGGTTGATGTCGATCAGCTATTGTCTCTATTGCGTGTATGGCTCTTCAAATAA
- a CDS encoding FG-GAP repeat protein, whose translation MIIRSIRFALFASVLMFAFAAPSRAALNYYLKIEGAKGPAKIVKLIPSGGKLKGSFPIMGGGTYKLSLTNASGAGLPINSTTSATITFTSVITAHETSSGMASGKRQHQPITITKEWGSVSKGTPPQPNLGSVAIGDVNGDGMADIVISVSSADGRINKIEALTIKQ comes from the coding sequence ATGATCATTCGATCGATTCGATTTGCTCTATTCGCGAGTGTGCTGATGTTTGCCTTCGCAGCCCCATCGAGAGCCGCGCTGAATTACTATCTGAAGATTGAAGGTGCCAAGGGGCCGGCCAAGATTGTCAAACTGATCCCATCCGGTGGTAAGCTGAAGGGGAGCTTTCCAATCATGGGAGGAGGCACCTACAAACTTTCACTCACGAATGCCAGCGGAGCCGGCCTTCCAATTAATTCGACGACTTCAGCCACGATCACTTTCACCTCGGTCATCACTGCTCATGAGACCTCATCGGGCATGGCCTCCGGTAAGCGCCAGCACCAGCCGATCACCATCACCAAAGAATGGGGCAGTGTATCCAAAGGTACTCCTCCGCAGCCAAATCTCGGATCGGTTGCAATCGGTGATGTGAATGGCGACGGCATGGCAGATATCGTAATTTCCGTCAGCAGTGCCGATGGCAGGATCAACAAGATTGAAGCGCTGACCATCAAGCAGTAA
- a CDS encoding aryl-sulfate sulfotransferase: MRNLRRLSCRILSLLILLATPGMAQRSSTLNVQYQFPSRGATAIPRQTNIIIRPGDSINRSTVKASLLKVTGTFSGTHAGTFVLSDDKKTLVFTSKLAFTYSERVRVSLARGIRTTGGKLVDSLWFYFTIQSKPLTGHSQIQSVSSLEFAPDAAMAPGAVPIPFLPSMVQDDSLPFFPKLTMTTIDNPSAGSIFIATFNSAQAPTPYIPYLAIINDSGRVLWSRAGDSRMTDFKLNPNGQFSFYRDATFRYYVMDSTFTIVDSFWAKNGYATDLHDIVLLPNHHALLMAYDTEQKIDLSQYVMGGNTNANVIGVVIQELDSAKNVIFNWRSFDSGNFSVPEMVEYPHGLAQQNIDEVHANSLDIDTDGTILLSARHLDEITKISRDSNRIVWRWGGNRNEFTIIGDTIGFSHQHHVRRIANGHITIFDNGNDHRLHNPNAANYSRALEYALDEKAKTATLVWSYDEGRRDTSTYMGDVQRLPNGNTFIGWGGDNILSTRNPAFTEVHSDGSIALEMDMQQPYLTYRAFKFPWTPPASFAGVIPHYLSDIPESAVLGDVYPNPAMKLTTISIALPHEMSADLRIFDALGHEAAVVVSGWLQAGPHAFTVDVSALQNGLYLCVLRTGEGTFTKRIEIAK, encoded by the coding sequence ATGAGGAATCTTCGTCGCCTTTCATGTCGGATCTTGTCGTTGCTGATTCTGCTCGCCACGCCAGGGATGGCGCAGCGGAGCAGCACGCTGAATGTTCAATATCAATTCCCATCCAGAGGCGCAACAGCGATACCTCGTCAGACGAATATTATCATTCGACCTGGCGATTCGATCAATCGTTCAACGGTCAAAGCATCGCTCCTCAAAGTTACAGGAACGTTTAGTGGCACGCATGCCGGAACATTCGTCCTTTCAGATGACAAGAAGACGCTCGTGTTTACGTCTAAGTTGGCGTTCACCTATTCTGAACGTGTCCGAGTCTCATTGGCGCGAGGAATCCGTACAACGGGCGGCAAGTTGGTGGATTCACTCTGGTTCTATTTTACAATACAGTCCAAGCCTCTTACAGGCCATTCGCAAATTCAGTCAGTGAGCAGTTTAGAGTTCGCGCCGGATGCGGCGATGGCCCCGGGCGCCGTCCCGATTCCATTCCTACCAAGTATGGTGCAGGATGATTCGTTGCCCTTTTTCCCGAAACTGACGATGACGACGATCGACAATCCTTCAGCCGGCAGTATCTTCATCGCTACATTCAATTCTGCCCAAGCCCCAACCCCATATATTCCATACCTTGCGATTATTAATGACTCAGGCCGGGTACTATGGTCCCGAGCCGGTGATAGTCGCATGACCGATTTCAAACTCAATCCGAACGGTCAGTTCAGCTTCTATCGCGACGCGACCTTCCGGTATTATGTCATGGACTCAACGTTTACTATCGTCGATAGCTTTTGGGCGAAGAATGGGTACGCGACCGATCTCCATGATATCGTTTTACTACCCAATCATCACGCATTGCTTATGGCGTATGATACGGAGCAGAAGATTGACCTGAGTCAATATGTCATGGGTGGCAACACCAATGCAAATGTTATTGGAGTGGTGATTCAGGAGTTGGACTCGGCGAAGAATGTTATTTTTAACTGGCGCAGTTTCGACTCGGGAAATTTCTCCGTTCCGGAGATGGTCGAGTACCCTCACGGCCTTGCGCAACAGAACATCGATGAAGTCCATGCAAACTCATTGGATATTGATACAGACGGCACGATTCTGCTTTCGGCCCGCCATTTGGATGAAATCACGAAGATTAGTAGGGATTCGAACCGGATTGTCTGGCGATGGGGTGGGAATAGAAATGAGTTTACTATAATCGGAGATACAATCGGCTTTTCGCACCAGCATCATGTGCGTCGAATCGCAAACGGTCATATCACCATTTTCGATAATGGTAACGACCACCGGCTTCACAATCCAAACGCCGCAAATTACTCGCGCGCTCTCGAATACGCGCTTGATGAGAAAGCGAAGACCGCTACACTTGTATGGTCGTACGATGAAGGCCGAAGAGATACCAGCACGTACATGGGGGATGTCCAGCGACTTCCGAATGGCAATACCTTTATAGGATGGGGTGGCGATAATATCCTATCGACTCGAAATCCAGCGTTCACGGAAGTGCACTCCGATGGTTCGATCGCACTCGAGATGGACATGCAGCAGCCGTATCTGACCTATCGGGCATTCAAATTCCCTTGGACTCCACCGGCATCGTTCGCTGGAGTCATCCCGCATTATCTCTCGGATATTCCTGAGTCAGCAGTACTCGGAGATGTCTACCCAAACCCCGCAATGAAGCTCACTACTATTTCGATCGCACTACCCCATGAGATGAGCGCGGACCTTCGCATTTTCGACGCACTTGGACATGAAGCTGCAGTGGTTGTTTCCGGATGGCTTCAGGCAGGCCCGCATGCATTCACAGTGGATGTCTCCGCACTCCAGAACGGTTTGTATCTCTGCGTGTTGCGAACCGGCGAGGGGACTTTCACCAAACGGATTGAGATCGCTAAATAG
- a CDS encoding response regulator, whose translation MPETDQPGQLIYGAPNPPIRILLVDDRPENLLVLEASLRAGPELHGPLELVRAMSGPEALRAVLQYDFAVILLDVQMPGMDGFETASLIRSKPGREHTPIIFLTAVSTSDNNVFRGYSLGAVDYLFKPFEPEILRAKIAVFVDLHRKTLEIERMASEVRERAKLLRETNEELAKTNKVLGALYHELEAKTEEMRRLNENLELRVIERTRELRQMNDALRVAKESAEMASQAKDQFLAVLSHELRTPLTPALAIVQMFMEDPTLPADAKGWVATIGRNIELEARLIDDLLDLTRISKGKLPLHLELTDAHRAIEETAAMCMDGIHAKNLELMLSLEASNAQVDADPARLKQVLWNLIKNAIKFTPEGGNIEIRTESTPDGGFRCNVTDTGIGIPPSYIDRVFNAFDQGDNSITRRFGGLGLGLAISKALVEQHGGKITVASAGNEKGTTFTLEFPPVTGESRPTRSIGRTSELPSAVHENSPQLKVLLVEDNEDTSRALQVLLERAGYRVLAAHSAQAALEIAKTYPCEILISDISLPDGNGIELFTQLSALRPTRGIAMSGFGMPEDIRRSLQAGFHAHLVKPVSFRDLRSALDHLMMEA comes from the coding sequence ATGCCCGAAACGGATCAACCCGGCCAGCTCATCTATGGCGCACCGAATCCGCCGATACGGATTTTGCTGGTGGACGATCGGCCGGAAAACCTATTGGTCCTCGAAGCATCCCTTCGTGCCGGGCCTGAATTGCATGGGCCGCTCGAATTAGTGCGTGCCATGAGTGGCCCTGAGGCACTTCGGGCGGTACTCCAGTATGATTTTGCTGTGATCCTGCTCGATGTCCAGATGCCGGGTATGGACGGTTTCGAGACTGCTTCGCTGATTCGGTCAAAGCCGGGACGCGAGCATACTCCCATTATTTTCCTGACGGCGGTCAGCACAAGCGATAATAACGTCTTTCGCGGCTATTCGCTGGGGGCCGTTGATTATCTATTCAAACCATTCGAGCCGGAAATACTGCGCGCCAAAATCGCGGTTTTTGTCGATCTGCACCGAAAGACGCTCGAGATCGAGAGGATGGCATCAGAGGTCCGGGAGCGGGCAAAGCTTCTGCGAGAGACCAACGAAGAATTGGCAAAGACCAATAAAGTGCTTGGGGCACTATATCATGAGTTAGAAGCCAAGACCGAAGAGATGCGGCGTCTCAATGAGAATCTCGAGCTTCGAGTGATCGAGCGAACCAGAGAATTGCGTCAAATGAACGATGCCTTGCGGGTCGCGAAAGAAAGCGCAGAAATGGCGAGTCAGGCCAAGGACCAGTTCCTGGCGGTACTCAGCCATGAGTTGCGAACGCCCCTCACCCCGGCGCTTGCGATCGTTCAGATGTTCATGGAAGATCCCACGCTGCCAGCCGATGCGAAGGGATGGGTTGCTACGATTGGGCGCAACATTGAACTCGAGGCACGCCTGATTGATGATCTGTTGGATCTTACGCGGATCTCCAAAGGCAAACTCCCGCTTCATCTTGAACTCACGGATGCGCACCGGGCCATCGAGGAAACCGCAGCAATGTGCATGGATGGAATTCATGCGAAAAACCTTGAACTGATGCTTTCTCTCGAAGCATCCAACGCGCAGGTGGATGCCGACCCGGCGCGACTAAAACAGGTGCTCTGGAATCTCATCAAGAATGCCATCAAATTCACGCCCGAAGGTGGCAACATTGAAATCCGGACCGAGAGCACTCCGGATGGCGGATTTCGGTGTAACGTAACAGATACCGGCATCGGCATTCCACCCTCTTACATCGATCGCGTCTTTAATGCCTTCGACCAGGGTGATAACAGCATCACGCGGCGATTCGGTGGGCTTGGACTTGGACTCGCAATCAGCAAGGCGCTCGTCGAGCAGCATGGTGGCAAAATCACGGTCGCCAGTGCAGGAAATGAAAAGGGTACTACCTTCACACTCGAATTTCCACCGGTCACGGGGGAGTCACGTCCAACACGAAGCATAGGACGCACGTCCGAATTGCCATCTGCAGTGCATGAGAATTCTCCGCAACTCAAGGTCTTATTAGTCGAAGACAACGAAGACACCAGTCGCGCCTTGCAGGTACTTCTGGAGCGTGCCGGGTATCGAGTGCTGGCGGCACATTCCGCACAGGCGGCGCTCGAGATTGCCAAGACGTATCCGTGCGAGATTCTGATCAGCGATATTAGTCTGCCCGATGGCAATGGCATTGAACTTTTCACCCAGTTAAGCGCGCTTCGTCCGACCCGTGGAATCGCGATGAGCGGCTTTGGGATGCCGGAGGATATCCGTCGTTCGCTTCAGGCAGGATTCCATGCGCACCTGGTCAAACCTGTGAGTTTTCGTGATTTGCGCTCTGCTCTGGACCATCTGATGATGGAAGCGTAG